One window of Brevibacillus choshinensis genomic DNA carries:
- a CDS encoding YecA family protein, which yields MSVGRNELCPCGSGKKYKKCCGVVTPITELRSRHEQKLQKEYAGWVERLNHFVGANVTSEVISDARSLFAEEIGLSEESVMRPEWAAHFFNWCVLDVKTGGSTLLENYVKQHGRRMEPDLRRAFARLHLNVYEVMEVDRDVLTVQQPISHETHYLLRSNNLQVEPGQVIVGRLLNLGLRDMLFSGSIILQPHVKQPILEWLKEHPEVEEAANDTAKRVYTTDLYRFIVQFGDEGSDEVKSADALLRRSYAVVNRNQLIKEMEATRSFELKRKDAANEIWVYATRKEEHLFPALKGALLELYEVQAEVLIQDDKIMLEGYAPQLDEVADLLQLHPLQDEEEIRVLSSTGSKLSKGTLFITSQPTLPPKVLQWAVQTYFAEKWLVTPHESLDELAPILVAASDNAELNGKLQSLMEQMEQDNKLGQGLARFIRMDMLRPRLALENKDLHVNNLLRRPLIEGLPESVYTVHPDRLADMSRFVQEMTEGKSEATVKKYDEVMNNFRSFVRGAFGPTFTWDQLRKEDLVYFLVHDIYVRTDATTKTLATNLLSVLTAFFKWLDKQGVAGLHSETQPLLVELKETLPEAYRLRGVLEKEANQNLYGNTNGLTQLAEETIMLLEPDKNGWIAKRSNGEKIKLSLEADAGQVLSSDWLIAGLFGQTEDGSWKVYGTPELYPPVVALLLGVPTSVLV from the coding sequence ATGTCTGTTGGAAGAAACGAATTGTGCCCCTGCGGGAGCGGGAAAAAATACAAAAAATGCTGCGGCGTGGTCACACCGATCACGGAGCTGCGCAGTCGCCATGAGCAAAAGCTGCAGAAGGAATACGCTGGCTGGGTGGAACGTTTGAACCACTTTGTGGGTGCAAATGTGACCAGTGAGGTAATTTCGGATGCACGTAGTCTTTTTGCCGAGGAGATTGGTCTTTCAGAAGAGAGTGTCATGCGTCCGGAATGGGCAGCTCACTTCTTCAACTGGTGTGTGCTCGATGTGAAAACAGGTGGCAGTACGCTGCTGGAAAATTACGTAAAGCAGCACGGCCGCAGAATGGAGCCAGATCTTCGTCGTGCGTTCGCTCGACTACACCTAAATGTGTATGAGGTCATGGAGGTAGATCGTGATGTGCTGACGGTTCAACAACCGATCAGTCACGAAACGCACTATTTGCTGCGATCCAACAATTTGCAGGTGGAGCCAGGTCAAGTCATCGTAGGACGTCTGTTGAATCTGGGATTGCGTGATATGCTGTTCTCGGGCAGCATCATCCTGCAACCACATGTTAAACAGCCGATTCTGGAATGGCTAAAAGAGCATCCAGAGGTAGAGGAAGCGGCCAACGATACAGCCAAACGTGTGTATACGACGGACTTGTACCGCTTTATCGTTCAGTTTGGCGATGAAGGAAGCGACGAAGTGAAGAGCGCAGATGCCTTGCTACGTCGTAGCTATGCCGTTGTGAACCGCAATCAGCTAATCAAGGAAATGGAAGCGACTCGCTCCTTTGAACTGAAGAGAAAAGACGCTGCCAACGAAATCTGGGTGTATGCGACACGCAAAGAGGAGCATCTGTTCCCTGCATTGAAGGGGGCATTGCTCGAGTTGTATGAAGTACAGGCAGAGGTCCTGATCCAGGATGACAAGATCATGCTGGAAGGATACGCGCCACAGCTAGATGAAGTAGCGGATCTGCTGCAGCTGCACCCTTTGCAGGACGAAGAAGAAATTCGCGTCTTGTCCTCGACGGGCTCCAAGCTCTCGAAGGGCACGCTCTTTATCACCAGCCAGCCTACATTGCCTCCAAAAGTGCTGCAATGGGCGGTTCAAACGTACTTCGCAGAAAAATGGCTGGTTACACCGCATGAGTCGTTGGACGAGCTTGCACCGATCCTGGTCGCAGCATCGGATAATGCAGAGCTGAATGGCAAGCTGCAAAGCCTCATGGAACAGATGGAACAAGACAACAAGCTGGGACAAGGATTGGCACGGTTCATTCGCATGGACATGCTCCGTCCCCGTTTGGCCCTCGAAAATAAAGACCTGCATGTAAACAACTTGTTGCGACGCCCATTGATCGAGGGATTGCCGGAGAGCGTGTATACGGTCCATCCTGATCGTCTGGCGGACATGAGCCGTTTTGTGCAGGAAATGACAGAAGGCAAGTCTGAAGCAACTGTCAAAAAGTATGATGAGGTCATGAACAATTTCCGATCCTTTGTTCGTGGAGCATTCGGTCCGACCTTTACGTGGGATCAGTTGCGCAAAGAAGATCTCGTCTACTTCCTGGTGCATGATATTTACGTCCGCACGGATGCTACGACGAAGACATTGGCTACGAACCTGTTGTCTGTCTTGACCGCGTTCTTCAAGTGGTTGGACAAGCAAGGTGTCGCAGGTCTGCATTCCGAGACCCAGCCATTGTTGGTCGAGCTGAAAGAGACGCTTCCAGAAGCGTATCGCTTGCGCGGTGTGCTGGAGAAGGAAGCAAATCAAAATCTCTACGGAAACACGAATGGCCTTACCCAATTGGCAGAAGAAACGATTATGCTTCTGGAGCCAGACAAGAACGGGTGGATTGCCAAACGTTCCAACGGAGAAAAGATCAAGCTGTCGCTGGAAGCAGATGCCGGACAGGTATTGTCTTCGGATTGGTTGATCGCTGGACTCTTTGGCCAAACAGAGGACGGCAGCTGGAAGGTGTATGGTACACCAGAGCTGTATCCACCTGTTGTTGCCCTGCTGTTGGGTGTTCCGACGAGCGTCTTGGTATAA
- a CDS encoding YcdB/YcdC domain-containing protein, whose product MKKWNKAAFLVVAASLLATSAVLTGPTSAYAINKSEAEVIPLPADLVQVLKDLKEDYVPALGNLHTDSFVKDGSEYRIALSDKKSKITAGISLSLVVDENGNILSLELSDPDRDKTKHFDKEVQYKQAVSFIREQVGIDHAVASQGFLSTRKGTGTENLMVVPFYQKQNDIPVKKQMGEVMVDADGQIVKFYQKKQKLPLVLDIADPKKAVANGLAKQSWEEALSMKLVYDQEKAKLVYIPENEPMIDSLTGQVVPDIYVEDQEELKIKGTATKDLWKDQKNLEKMLSESLNLTVSRLKYDFVTEKDKKSDIDVYEWKSVVNETATITLDRKTRTPIQVKLDGQAEAIPEKPLTVNEGKKLALQYVEKYLLTNEQSFELKTTSLTDKLPAWVDQEQGRLQPSYRFDFYPQTDGIPTKKPLYTIEIDANKGKVVLVRVSDTVSPPSNLNQKGLIGEKQAKESFLKTVYLRQDYWYAKAGNQTADIPQLVYVATESSLSHAIDAHSGATEDDWLEWEE is encoded by the coding sequence ATGAAAAAATGGAACAAGGCTGCTTTTTTAGTGGTAGCTGCCAGTTTGCTCGCAACATCTGCTGTATTAACCGGACCAACATCTGCTTATGCGATCAACAAAAGCGAGGCAGAAGTCATACCATTACCAGCAGACCTGGTACAGGTACTTAAAGATCTGAAAGAAGACTATGTACCGGCCCTAGGTAACTTGCATACGGATTCGTTTGTCAAAGACGGTTCTGAATACCGGATTGCGCTTTCCGATAAGAAGAGCAAGATCACTGCAGGGATCTCACTCTCCCTCGTTGTAGATGAGAATGGAAACATCCTGTCCCTCGAACTGTCTGATCCGGATCGTGATAAGACCAAACATTTTGACAAAGAGGTACAATACAAACAGGCAGTCAGCTTCATTCGGGAGCAAGTCGGTATCGATCATGCTGTCGCCTCGCAAGGATTCCTGTCCACACGCAAGGGAACAGGAACAGAGAATTTGATGGTGGTTCCTTTTTATCAGAAACAAAACGATATCCCAGTGAAAAAACAAATGGGGGAGGTCATGGTAGACGCTGACGGTCAAATCGTAAAGTTTTATCAAAAGAAACAGAAGCTCCCTCTCGTCCTAGACATAGCGGACCCGAAGAAAGCTGTAGCGAACGGTCTTGCCAAACAATCGTGGGAAGAAGCTCTGTCGATGAAGCTCGTCTACGATCAGGAAAAGGCGAAGCTCGTTTACATCCCTGAGAATGAGCCGATGATCGATAGCTTGACAGGTCAAGTCGTCCCTGACATCTACGTTGAGGACCAAGAAGAGCTGAAAATCAAAGGAACCGCTACAAAAGACTTGTGGAAAGATCAAAAGAACTTGGAAAAAATGCTCAGCGAAAGCTTAAATCTGACCGTCAGCCGACTCAAATACGATTTCGTGACGGAAAAGGATAAAAAGAGCGACATCGATGTGTACGAATGGAAATCCGTTGTGAATGAGACTGCAACAATCACGCTAGACCGTAAGACGCGTACGCCGATCCAGGTTAAATTGGATGGGCAAGCCGAAGCGATACCGGAAAAGCCGCTCACCGTTAACGAAGGCAAGAAATTGGCATTGCAATACGTCGAGAAGTATTTGCTCACGAACGAGCAGTCCTTTGAATTGAAAACGACTAGTTTGACTGACAAATTGCCTGCGTGGGTGGATCAGGAGCAGGGACGACTTCAGCCTTCGTACCGTTTTGATTTTTATCCACAAACCGATGGAATCCCTACGAAAAAACCGCTCTATACGATTGAGATCGACGCCAATAAAGGCAAAGTCGTTCTGGTCCGAGTGTCTGATACCGTCAGTCCGCCAAGCAATCTGAACCAAAAGGGATTGATCGGTGAAAAGCAAGCAAAAGAATCGTTCCTGAAGACAGTCTATCTGCGTCAGGATTACTGGTACGCAAAAGCAGGCAATCAGACAGCAGATATCCCACAGCTCGTTTACGTAGCGACAGAAAGCAGTCTCTCCCATGCGATCGATGCACACAGCGGCGCTACAGAAGACGATTGGCTGGAGTGGGAAGAATAA
- a CDS encoding carbohydrate kinase family protein: MLEGMKEYWMCVGGANVDVQGVTSARLLPGTSNPGIVHQAAGGVARNVAENLGWLGEEVHLYALVGEDADGEWLRQITADSGVATHGMMRVSGKSTGRYLAIRDLDGELYTAVADMAINEAWTDAMVRDVIKRLPQVTGVFLDANLPVHVMEALLEEANRKGKKVIADPVSVKKAKKWRGRLEGMFSLVGSIDEMEALSGQSLHSYNDVEKCAHALVVGGVTQVMVICGEAGLYLCNERESLWLPAPTTQIREMAGDAFVAGVIFAQDKTSFLFEQAAYGIALAEMSIQKKGKVDLNEFLLRKEFFASKQNQIMNRDSEGAV; this comes from the coding sequence ATGCTGGAGGGGATGAAAGAGTACTGGATGTGCGTAGGTGGCGCCAATGTGGATGTACAGGGGGTCACGTCCGCCCGATTGCTCCCTGGGACCAGTAACCCGGGAATCGTCCATCAAGCGGCAGGTGGAGTGGCTCGTAACGTGGCAGAAAATCTGGGATGGCTGGGGGAAGAAGTCCATTTGTATGCATTGGTTGGTGAAGATGCTGATGGCGAATGGCTACGCCAGATAACAGCGGACAGTGGCGTGGCTACACACGGGATGATGAGAGTCTCTGGAAAATCCACAGGGCGGTATTTGGCCATTCGTGATCTGGATGGAGAATTGTACACGGCAGTGGCCGATATGGCCATCAATGAAGCGTGGACAGATGCGATGGTGCGAGATGTGATAAAAAGACTCCCACAGGTAACGGGGGTGTTTCTGGACGCCAATCTTCCTGTTCATGTAATGGAAGCGTTGCTGGAAGAAGCGAATCGAAAAGGGAAAAAAGTAATCGCAGACCCGGTCTCCGTTAAGAAGGCGAAAAAATGGAGGGGGAGATTGGAGGGAATGTTCTCGCTCGTAGGCAGCATCGATGAGATGGAAGCCCTGAGTGGACAGTCACTTCATTCCTATAATGACGTGGAGAAATGTGCCCATGCATTAGTGGTAGGTGGGGTAACCCAAGTCATGGTGATTTGCGGGGAGGCAGGCTTGTACTTATGCAACGAGAGGGAATCGCTGTGGCTGCCGGCACCTACTACCCAAATCAGAGAAATGGCAGGAGACGCGTTTGTAGCCGGTGTGATCTTCGCCCAAGACAAAACGTCTTTCCTGTTTGAACAAGCCGCTTACGGTATCGCATTGGCGGAAATGAGCATACAGAAAAAAGGGAAAGTCGACTTGAATGAATTTTTGCTGCGAAAAGAGTTCTTCGCTTCCAAACAGAACCAAATCATGAATCGGGATTCGGAAGGAGCGGTATGA
- a CDS encoding YtnP family quorum-quenching lactonase: MKLNEWKAGAFQLTWLKGGLTQLDGGAMFGVVPKPLWSRKYPFNELNQVPLRADPILVEVYGKRILIEAGMGNGRLTDKQKRNFGLEEESQVIESLAAKGLTPADIDIVIMTHMHYDHCNGLVSLQDGKLVSTFPRSVIYVQEQEWAEMREPNIRSRNTYWEENWRPIEQQVQTYGERYEVLPGITLHHTGGHSQGHAIVRMESEGKLVLHLADIMPTHAHQNSLWVMAYDDYPMTSIFAKEQWIKDGIAQGAWFTFYHDAIYRVVKWNENGEIIDQLNVEL, from the coding sequence ATGAAGTTGAATGAATGGAAAGCAGGAGCCTTTCAGCTAACATGGTTAAAAGGCGGACTCACACAGCTGGATGGTGGAGCGATGTTCGGTGTGGTGCCGAAACCACTTTGGAGCAGAAAGTATCCGTTCAATGAGCTCAACCAGGTTCCACTGCGCGCAGACCCCATTCTCGTGGAGGTCTATGGAAAGCGAATTCTCATCGAAGCAGGTATGGGGAACGGTCGTTTGACGGACAAGCAGAAACGCAACTTTGGATTAGAGGAAGAATCCCAAGTGATCGAATCCTTGGCGGCAAAGGGACTTACTCCCGCAGATATCGATATCGTCATCATGACACATATGCATTACGACCATTGCAACGGTCTGGTGAGCTTACAGGACGGTAAGCTCGTTTCGACCTTTCCGCGATCTGTGATTTACGTCCAGGAGCAGGAATGGGCGGAGATGCGTGAGCCTAACATCCGTTCACGGAATACATATTGGGAGGAGAATTGGCGCCCAATCGAACAGCAAGTCCAGACGTATGGAGAGAGGTATGAGGTGTTGCCAGGAATCACTCTCCATCATACAGGCGGGCATAGTCAGGGACACGCGATCGTGCGGATGGAGAGCGAAGGCAAGCTGGTGCTCCATCTCGCCGACATCATGCCAACCCATGCCCACCAAAACTCATTGTGGGTGATGGCGTATGACGATTACCCGATGACATCCATTTTCGCAAAAGAACAGTGGATCAAAGACGGAATCGCGCAAGGTGCATGGTTTACGTTTTACCATGATGCGATCTACCGAGTTGTGAAATGGAATGAGAATGGCGAAATCATTGATCAACTGAATGTGGAGCTGTAA
- a CDS encoding LCP family protein encodes MPEKVTRQRASAPRKKQQGRSRKLRRFVVFFSLLALILVGGVAGAIYWKIDDTLNTVTKPKDNFVSNVSQNVDPEYHNDKPMSFIILGSDSRPETGSMNTDVMIVAVANPSTKKVTMVSIPRDTRVKIPGYRDYHKINSVYANGEAERRQAERNNQTPTEDGISLTKKTINEILGIPIEHYVAVDFDGFKAVIDELGGVEVNVDRRLVYDDPTDNTHINLSEGLQVLNGEQALGYVRHRHDNRGTKYYSSDFDRNRRQQEVIKAVVDKAGSLEGLTKIFNIMDVGAKNIHTDLSKDQIKGLAFDFKGFSASMVNALDNGAYWQGGYTYLEKEKLEVIRDSLQAEMGVTGNVVAQLNNSPVLGSSESAVAASSSNKTTTKKKTTQSATQAVTKTKRPVEETKKEDEVAEAPVDAITGDTPPPDVVNPEQQGQTTPPDSTNPAGTVPVAPDAGATPPPDIIQPSGQDANSKPVTNNPKTTS; translated from the coding sequence ATGCCTGAGAAGGTAACGAGACAACGCGCCTCCGCTCCCCGCAAAAAGCAACAGGGACGCAGTCGCAAACTTCGCAGATTCGTGGTTTTTTTTAGCTTACTAGCCTTGATCCTAGTCGGGGGTGTGGCGGGAGCGATTTATTGGAAAATTGATGACACTCTAAATACGGTGACAAAACCCAAAGACAACTTTGTTTCGAATGTTTCCCAAAATGTAGATCCTGAATACCACAATGATAAGCCAATGTCATTTATCATCCTCGGATCGGACAGCCGTCCTGAGACAGGTTCCATGAACACCGATGTGATGATCGTAGCGGTAGCGAATCCATCCACAAAAAAAGTGACGATGGTATCTATCCCTCGGGATACGAGGGTAAAGATCCCTGGTTACCGTGATTACCACAAAATCAATTCTGTATACGCAAACGGTGAAGCAGAACGTCGTCAGGCTGAGCGCAACAACCAGACGCCGACAGAAGATGGCATCTCGTTGACAAAGAAGACGATTAACGAAATTTTGGGCATTCCTATTGAGCACTACGTCGCAGTTGATTTTGATGGATTCAAGGCAGTGATTGACGAGCTGGGCGGAGTCGAAGTAAATGTAGACCGCAGACTGGTCTACGATGATCCGACAGACAACACACACATCAATCTGAGCGAAGGCCTCCAGGTTTTAAATGGCGAACAAGCATTGGGTTATGTCCGACATCGTCATGACAATCGCGGAACCAAATACTACTCCAGCGACTTTGACCGCAATCGCCGTCAGCAAGAAGTCATCAAAGCTGTAGTGGATAAAGCGGGTTCCTTGGAAGGTCTGACGAAAATCTTTAACATCATGGATGTTGGAGCGAAAAACATACATACGGATCTATCCAAAGACCAGATTAAAGGGCTCGCTTTTGACTTCAAGGGCTTCAGTGCTTCTATGGTCAATGCTCTGGATAACGGTGCTTACTGGCAAGGTGGCTACACGTATTTGGAGAAAGAAAAACTGGAAGTCATCCGCGATTCCTTGCAAGCTGAAATGGGAGTGACCGGCAATGTGGTTGCCCAGCTGAACAACTCTCCTGTATTGGGGTCCAGCGAATCAGCAGTAGCGGCTTCCAGCAGCAACAAGACCACAACGAAAAAGAAAACGACGCAATCTGCGACACAGGCAGTAACCAAGACAAAACGTCCGGTAGAAGAGACTAAAAAGGAAGACGAAGTGGCTGAGGCACCAGTTGATGCAATCACAGGCGATACGCCACCACCGGATGTCGTGAACCCGGAGCAACAGGGACAAACGACACCTCCGGATTCTACAAATCCTGCTGGAACCGTTCCAGTTGCACCTGATGCAGGGGCGACACCTCCACCGGATATTATCCAGCCTTCGGGACAGGATGCAAACTCAAAGCCTGTTACGAATAATCCAAAAACCACTTCTTGA
- a CDS encoding MFS transporter, protein MSATSTPIHASPTEKAAPTVYRMLFAISIVHLLNDSLQSVIPALLPILEKNLALSFTQVGLILLVMNLTSSVLQPIVGYLSDRKSRPFLPPIALLVSGLGMLALAFAGNYFLVLLAVACVGIGSAVFHPEASRFAHQASGVRRGLGQSIFQVGGNAGQALAPLMTILIFANLGQTGAKWFLMPAIVASGVLLYVALWYRGQQRLKKAVSTTVAYTHRKKRFIALGLLVLIVSVRSWMNAGFQSFYQFFLMYVKGVEYSHAQVVVFGFLMAGAIGTFLGGPLSDRFGKRNLLILSTLGAVPLTILTPYVSGIWVYPVLFLSGLIMLSSFSVTVVYAQELLPGRIGTVSGLITGLAFGMGGMGSLVFGSLADKFDLTFVITLCSLLPLIGILGFFLPKDETVREWART, encoded by the coding sequence ATGAGTGCCACATCTACACCCATTCATGCATCGCCTACGGAGAAGGCGGCTCCTACTGTGTATCGGATGCTGTTTGCAATTAGTATCGTTCATTTATTGAATGACAGCTTGCAATCCGTTATCCCGGCGCTGCTGCCCATCCTGGAAAAAAACCTCGCATTGAGCTTTACGCAAGTCGGCCTTATTCTGTTGGTTATGAATCTTACCTCCTCTGTCCTACAGCCCATTGTCGGCTACTTATCTGATCGAAAATCTCGCCCATTCCTGCCTCCTATCGCATTGCTCGTTTCTGGTCTCGGTATGTTAGCCCTCGCTTTTGCTGGCAATTACTTTCTGGTCCTGTTGGCGGTCGCCTGCGTAGGGATCGGCTCAGCAGTCTTCCACCCAGAGGCATCCCGTTTTGCCCATCAAGCTTCCGGCGTACGCAGAGGCTTGGGACAGTCCATCTTTCAGGTAGGGGGAAATGCTGGCCAGGCACTTGCTCCACTGATGACTATTTTGATCTTTGCCAACCTGGGACAGACCGGAGCCAAGTGGTTTCTGATGCCTGCCATTGTCGCAAGTGGTGTTCTGCTCTACGTCGCTCTCTGGTACCGTGGTCAACAGCGGTTGAAAAAAGCAGTTTCTACTACGGTCGCTTATACACATCGTAAAAAACGATTTATCGCACTCGGACTGCTCGTGCTGATCGTCAGCGTACGTTCATGGATGAATGCTGGATTCCAAAGCTTCTATCAGTTTTTCTTGATGTACGTTAAAGGAGTTGAGTACTCGCACGCGCAAGTTGTCGTCTTTGGATTTTTGATGGCAGGCGCTATCGGAACGTTCTTGGGAGGACCTCTCTCTGACCGTTTCGGGAAACGCAACTTGCTGATCCTATCGACACTCGGTGCCGTTCCATTAACGATCCTCACTCCTTACGTATCTGGTATCTGGGTCTATCCCGTCCTCTTCTTGAGCGGATTGATCATGCTTTCCAGCTTTTCTGTTACCGTCGTGTACGCTCAGGAATTGCTCCCTGGTCGAATCGGGACTGTCTCCGGTCTCATTACCGGACTGGCATTTGGAATGGGCGGGATGGGTAGCCTCGTGTTCGGCTCTCTCGCTGACAAGTTTGATCTGACCTTTGTCATTACTCTTTGCTCTCTGTTGCCTTTGATCGGGATTCTCGGGTTCTTCCTTCCCAAAGATGAAACCGTTCGTGAATGGGCTCGCACATAA
- a CDS encoding oxidoreductase, with translation MGISNILEPIQIGSMTLRNRVLMGSMHVGFEKLEDGVERLAAFYAERARGEVGLIVTGGAAVCQEGGMGDQYCNVYMDEHIEPLRVITAAVHEAEGKIALQLFHAGRYTNQDATGVESVAPSALQAPINRHKPREMNATDIERTIQSFADGAVRAKKAGFDAVEIMGSEGYLINQFLSPVTNKREDEWGGDFTRRARFGVEVSKRVRAAVGPDFPVIFRMSGLDLVPDSTTMEETLQFAVLIEQAGVSALNVGIGWHESKVPTIAMMVPRGAYVWVAQQVKEAVKIPVIASNRINDLRQAEAIIQEGRSDMVSMARPLLADSQIVRKSREGLFDEVNTCIACNQACLDHIFDGKIASCMVNPVVGREKEWALIPAEVSKKVAVVGAGPAGLEAARVLAERGHQVVIFEKQNQVGGQLNYARQVPGKEEFNETLRYYRAQLDKLGVEVRLETAATADSLSDEGFEEVVVATGVIPRRPEIPGVDLPHVVSYDRVFEKQAKVGRRVAIVGAGGIACDLSHLLVQDQVVSPQSAQYLLEYRILDAKAVHHLQQSGRKVYMLRRGKHVGTGLGKTTRWAVLANLKRHGVEMVTQIDYKEITAEGVIIRNQEEEQLVQADTVIIAAGATSNDSLYHALQGSLPVHLIGGAKEAGELDAKRAIYEGAAVGRAI, from the coding sequence ATGGGAATATCCAACATACTGGAACCGATTCAGATCGGGTCGATGACGCTACGAAATCGCGTATTGATGGGTTCGATGCATGTAGGCTTTGAAAAGCTGGAGGATGGAGTAGAACGCCTGGCTGCCTTTTATGCGGAGCGTGCCAGAGGCGAAGTTGGGTTGATTGTTACTGGTGGAGCGGCGGTTTGCCAGGAAGGGGGCATGGGGGATCAGTACTGCAATGTCTACATGGATGAACATATCGAGCCCCTCCGGGTAATTACAGCAGCCGTTCACGAGGCAGAGGGAAAGATTGCCCTTCAACTTTTTCATGCAGGACGATACACCAATCAGGATGCGACTGGGGTGGAATCCGTAGCTCCATCAGCCCTGCAAGCTCCTATCAATCGTCACAAACCGCGTGAAATGAATGCGACGGATATCGAAAGGACGATTCAATCCTTTGCGGATGGAGCAGTCCGTGCCAAAAAAGCAGGCTTTGACGCTGTCGAAATTATGGGATCAGAAGGTTACCTGATCAATCAATTTTTGTCCCCTGTCACCAACAAGCGAGAGGATGAATGGGGCGGCGATTTTACTCGACGGGCACGCTTTGGTGTGGAGGTATCCAAACGGGTGAGAGCAGCAGTTGGTCCTGACTTTCCGGTGATTTTCCGCATGTCGGGGCTTGATCTGGTGCCCGACAGTACGACAATGGAAGAGACACTGCAATTCGCAGTGTTGATTGAACAAGCGGGTGTAAGCGCTCTCAATGTGGGGATTGGCTGGCATGAGTCAAAGGTACCTACGATTGCGATGATGGTGCCACGAGGTGCATATGTCTGGGTAGCGCAGCAGGTAAAGGAAGCAGTCAAAATCCCGGTAATTGCCAGCAATCGGATTAATGACCTTCGTCAGGCAGAAGCCATTATCCAGGAAGGGCGTAGTGACATGGTCTCGATGGCGCGTCCACTGTTGGCTGATTCGCAAATCGTCCGCAAAAGCCGAGAAGGTCTGTTCGACGAGGTGAATACGTGCATCGCCTGTAATCAAGCTTGCCTGGATCACATTTTTGATGGCAAGATCGCTTCCTGTATGGTCAATCCGGTCGTGGGTCGTGAAAAGGAATGGGCGCTTATCCCGGCTGAAGTGAGCAAGAAGGTGGCTGTCGTAGGAGCAGGGCCGGCGGGGCTGGAAGCGGCACGTGTGCTTGCAGAGCGTGGACATCAGGTCGTTATTTTTGAAAAGCAAAATCAGGTCGGAGGCCAACTCAACTACGCTCGTCAAGTACCGGGGAAAGAAGAGTTCAATGAAACGCTTCGCTACTATCGGGCGCAACTAGACAAATTGGGAGTGGAAGTCAGACTGGAGACAGCTGCGACTGCAGATTCATTGTCTGATGAAGGCTTTGAGGAAGTCGTCGTAGCGACAGGTGTCATCCCGCGTCGTCCTGAGATCCCTGGGGTGGACCTCCCGCACGTCGTCAGCTATGACCGCGTTTTCGAAAAGCAGGCAAAAGTCGGTCGCCGCGTAGCAATCGTGGGCGCTGGTGGAATCGCTTGTGACTTGTCTCATTTACTCGTGCAAGATCAGGTCGTCTCTCCTCAATCTGCGCAGTATTTGCTGGAATATCGGATTCTCGATGCCAAAGCCGTCCACCACCTGCAACAGAGCGGTAGAAAGGTGTATATGCTCCGTCGTGGAAAACATGTTGGGACAGGACTGGGGAAAACGACACGCTGGGCTGTACTCGCCAATCTGAAACGACATGGCGTAGAGATGGTGACACAGATTGACTATAAAGAAATTACAGCGGAAGGGGTCATCATTCGCAATCAGGAGGAGGAGCAGCTGGTGCAGGCTGACACGGTCATCATCGCTGCGGGTGCGACTTCCAATGACAGCTTGTATCACGCCTTGCAAGGCAGTTTGCCAGTCCATCTGATTGGAGGGGCCAAGGAAGCAGGGGAGCTGGATGCCAAAAGAGCGATTTATGAAGGGGCTGCTGTCGGTAGAGCTATTTGA